The sequence TGATAATCACCGAGGCCCGGTCCGAACCTTGAGCCTGGTCGGTGGCCGTGAAACCGATTTCGTAACTGCCTTCCACCGTGGACGTCCAGCTGAATGTCGGCGGATCGACACTCGTATCGAACGCAGCGCCGTCGGGCAGGCTGACCACCGCGTAAGAGATCACATCACCGATGTCCAGATCAGTTGCGCTGACCGTGAACGCCACGGTTTCACCCGCATTGACACTCACGTTTTCCAGATCGCCGAACTTGGGATTACGGTTCTTATCCGTCACTGTGACCGTGGTCGATACAGAGTGCACCGACGAATCGGGCAGGGTGACACCGAAAGTCAGCTTATAGCTGCCGGCCTGTGTGAAATCCGGCAGGAAGCGGAACGAGCCGGTCAGCGGATCGAAACCGGAATTGAGCGGCAGGCCCGCCGGCGGGTCGAACACCACGTGGCGGCCGTCGGGAAAAAGCCCCTTCACCTGGAAGCGGAGGACCTGGTTCTCGGCGACAGTATAATCCTGAAGCGGTTCCAGCGTTGGTATCTGCTGGACGGGATTGACCACTATCACCACGTCCTTGTCCGTGCGGAAGCTGCCGTCGCTGGCGCTTATGGTCACCACGTACTCGCCCTGCTGATCGAACCGGGGGTACCACTCGAGCGAATCGCCAAGTGTGGACCAGGCCGCACCGTGGGGCAGGTGGCGGGCCATGAACTCGACCTCGGCTCCAGTACTCGACTGACCGCTGGCGCTGAAACTGGCCGACTCGCCCTGATTGGCGAATACGCTGTCCGGCACATCGAGAGTGGGCGGGGCAGCCCCCTGGCCCACCAAAATAGTCACGGCCATTTTGTCTTTGGCGCCCTTGCTGTCGCTAACCACGAACCCGGCCCTGAACGGTCCTGCCTGCTCGGCCGAGGGTGTCCAGCTGAACTGTCCGCCGGCCGCATCGAACGTGGCTCCCTGCGGCAGGGCCTCGACTCCGTTGACCAGGGCAGCCGAGAATGTCAGCACGTCGCCCGCGTCCGGGTCGGTGGCCTGAAGGGTGAAACTGACCGCGGAGCCGGTTTCGGTCTCCAGGGGGTCGATCTGAATGAACCGCGGAGCACGGTTGGCGGCCACCACGATAAAGCTGTAGCTCCGGCTGACTTCGGCGCCGGCCTCGTCCTTCACCGTGACCGTGAACGTGTAAAGGCCGGCGCTGCCGAAAGGCGGCTCGAAGTTAACCTGGTTGGCCGCAGTGGACGCCCACTCGGGAAGGCCGCTGAACTCGAACTCCAGCTCGCCGCCATCGGGATCGCGGGCCGGGATTGTGACGGAGTAAGCCCTGCCCTCGACAATCCGCACGGTATCCGAGAACTCGGGCAGCTCCGGATCGCGGTTGAGCCTCGTGACCTTAATTTTCAGCACGCGGCTGGTTTGCCCGCCATTGCTGTCGGTGGCCACGAACGTGACCAGCAGCTCTGTGCGACCGGCCGCCAGCAAAGGTATCGTGAGCTGGTAAACGCCGGTACCGTCCCCATTATCCGTAAAGCTCGAACCGGTAATCGGCACTCCGATGACAGACAGGGCCACCGGGTCGCCGTCCGGGTCGCTGGCTGTCACCTGGACGCTCAAGGCTTCCTGTTCGGTGGCCAGAACCACCGCAAACGGATCGATAACGGGCGGGTTATTCCGGGTGGTGACTTCGGTCTTGAACCTGCTTTCGCCGAGTTCGTAGACGCCGGCCAGTGTACCGTCGTGCTCGGCAAGACCCAGGAACAAGGGCCAGATCTTGGTGCGGTCGCTGACCACCACGCTGATACCGCCTGTCCATTCTCCCTCGATATCATCCGCATCCCCGCTGAACCGTCTGGCGGCCAGGAACAGAGAATCGCTGCCCGAGACCGCTGTCAGCCTCAGGTGGTTTCCGTCGGCTGAAAGCAGGCCGCTGAACTGGATGAAATCCGTTGAGATAGCGTCGAGCGCGCTGCCGGAGATAGCGAAGCTCACTTCTCCGGAAGACTCGCTCCAGGAGAAATCGGTCAGGAACGGCAGGTTGATCGAAACGTTGTCCTCGCCGGGCAGGGGATAGACCTCGATCCGGCTGGCCACCACGGTCAGGTTGTCCTGAATGATGCCGAAAACATTGACCTCGCGGGCGAGCAGCGAATCGACAGCCAACTCAAGCGACCGGCCGTTGACGTTCACAATCTCGGTACCGTCGTGGACCAGCACCGGTTTTTCGACCTGCTGGTTCAGCCGATTGAGGAAGGAAACGATAATCGTGTTGTCTTCGACCGAGCTCACCTGACCGGAAAAGAAGACCTCGTCCCCCGGCTCGGGGATCCCGTCTGTGCCTGATCCTGCCTGGCCGCCCCTGGTGACTGTACCTGTCACGTTGGAGCCGGACTGGAAAAACTCCGCGGTGACCAGCACCTTGTCGTCGTCACCGGCCTGGCTGAAGCCGCTCCAACGTCCGGTCAGCAACCCGGATGTGCCGCTGACTTTCACCAGCATGAAGGAGACGACTTCCTGGCTGTTATCGCCGAAATCGATCTGGCCGGCCAGGTTGGAGAAATCCGGGGAGACCTTGGCGCTTACCGAAGCCATCGCGGCCGGTAACTCGGTATTCTCGTTGAGGTTGAACTGGAAAGTGAGCACGGCGTTTTCGATCTTGCCGCCGACGAGCGTGAAAGTTTCCACTTCCAACTCGCCGGTGTCCAGGATGATTACCGTATCCGCGCTGACAGTCAGCGGACCGGTTTTAATGCCGCTGAACCGGACCAGGTCATCGACAGCCAGATCGCCCTCGGATGCCGGCTGCAGTCCGGTATCGGTTTCGACCAGCCAGACCGTGGCTGTGCTCGTGACGATCTTGGCGCGGATGGTGACATTCTCCTCCACATTATGGATTTCGATCGAAAAACCATCCGCCTCGATAACTAACACGCGGCCCTCCGCCACAGCTCTTTCGAGCTGAGGGACTGTTACCAGGATAGCGTTCATGGAATTCGACAGCACCTGCCTTGCAACCAGCGACACGCTGGCGCCCCTGCTGATCCGGTCTGCGCCCACTTCCTCGCCCGTGTCCCGCACGATAATCCTGGTGGAACTTCCCAGATTGACTGTCACGACTACGGACTGGCCCGAGGAGGTGTGGGTTTCGAAATCGAACGATGATACGCCGGAACTGACAACGCGACCTACAAGCACTCTCAGCGTACCTTCCAGATATATCACCTTGCTGGCGGTAACAGAAATACTGTCGTCATTGACAATACCCTCCGCCCCGATCAAATCACCGACTTCCAGCCAGGAGAACTCCAGGTCTCTGCTGTTCGGCGTCACGATCGGCGTGCCGACGGGGATGTCCAGCCAGGCGCTTGGCAGCGGGGCGTCTGATCCCTCGAAACTCAGATTCACCCGGTTTCCCTCTATCTCAATAATCTCACCGTCGAGTTCGACAAATTCCCCGGGCAGAGGAATTTCAATTACCGAGCTGTCGATCGTGATCGACAAAATATCCAGCTCGCCGACATCGTGGATTACACCGGTCCCGACGAAAGTATGACCGACTTCAGGGGTTATCGGGTTGCCCGCCAGGTCGATAATGGCGGAGCCCTCGATCAGAGATCCGCGGACAGTCCGGCGTTCGCCGGTGCTGTCGTCGATGAAAGTGAATTCGATAAATCCAGCGCCCACGGCCACGATTTCACCGCCGATTTCGACAGTGTCCGGTTCGATGGGAGTGATAGTCTCTTCCAGGCTGATACTGCGCATTATCACCACCGAGCAGGGCTGGATCAGGCCCTCGCCCCGGATTCTATCCCCGACCGCGATCTCATCGCGTGACAGCGGCGCGCCGAACTCATCGAACACCTCGGTGCCGCTCAGGAACTGGAGCTTGCGGATCAGTTCCTGGCCGGTGTCGTCCTGTTGGCGGATGATGACATAGTCCGGCCCGAGTTCCGTAATCTCGCCGCCTACCGTGATCGGGTCGCCGGGCAGCTTGTCCAGTGTCAGATGGAGGATGACCAAGAATGCGGCCATCGAGCTGCTGTCCACGCTGGCAATCATCCGGCCCTCGATGAAGTTGTCGACCGCCAGCGCCACGGGGTTGCCGTCCTGGTCGGTGACCGTGACATCCGGAGCCAGCGAGAAGCGGTCTATCCTGGTATTGCCGGTGGCCGGGTCGTAATCATATTCGAAAGCGATAAAATCTGAACCGAACTCAACCAGCCGGCCATAAAAGCGGACCGTGTCGCCGGGGGTGATTAATTCTTCCATGCGGAAGACGGAGATTGCGGTCAGCACGCCGGTGTTGTCGACCATGATCCAGCCGTGCACGTTGTCGCCGACGGCGATGTCGCTCAGGGTGATCGGGTTGCCGGCCTCGTCCAGCAGGACAGTGGAGCTGTCCACCAGCACGTGGAGCGTATCGACCACGTTCCTCTCGGGAATTTCGACATAAATGTCGAGCGTCCCGCCGCCCACGGCCACCACCACTCCGCCGTACTCCAGGCTGTCCAGCTCGCCGCCGCCGGGTCTGGTGCCTTTGACAATAGATTTGGCGACCAGATCGTCGGGACCAAGCACATCGACCTCACCGTGGACCTCGTCGCCGACAGCAAAATCGGCGAGGCTGAGCGGAATTCCGTTCTCATCGGAGAGGGCGGATTCACTGCCGATTTTAACACGCACGGTGTCGACAGTGCCGTCTTCCTCAATGTACTCGATATCCAGGTAGTCGGCGCCGACCGCGGCCACGACTCCTGCGATCGGAAACGGCCCGTCACCCACAGGAGGCTCACTGGAAACAGTCACAGTCAGTACCAGCAGGGTTCCGTCATCCTGCACCACTACGGTCCCTTCCACGAACATGCTGTCGGCCAGGGTTCCCGTGATTACCGTGTTTGCGTCAAGAGTACCCCGCTCTGTCTTCACACTGCCGTCATCCGGATCCATCATCTCCACTTCGAGAAAGTCGTCGCCGAAGGATATCACTATGCCGTGGAACTCCAGGGTGTCTCCAGGTTCGATGGGACCCCCGCCGTCCGGGTAAACAGTGAGGCTTATCAGTTTCCAGCTGCCGTCTGCCTGGATTTCAACCTCGCCGTCGACAAAATTGCCCACCGCAAGTGTCGCGGGATTACCGTTCTGATCGACAATCGCCAGGCCGGACGGGATATAAAGAGTGTCCGAGCCCGATTCTCCCTTCTCCGTGTCCTGCCAGCTCACTACGATAAAATCGGTTCCGATTTCAGTTATCTGGCCCCCGGCGCGGTGAATATCACCCGGCAGCGGGCCGGGGGGATAAACTGTGAGACTGATGAATTTCCGGCTGCCGTCTGCCTGGATTTCAACCTCGCCGTCGACAAAACTGCCCACCGCAAGTGTCGCGGGATTGCCGCTCTCATCGACAATCGCCAGGCCGGACGGGATATAGAGAGTGTCCGAGCCCGATTCTCCCGTCGTCATGTCCTGCCAGCTCACCACGATAAAACCGGTTCCGATTTCAGTTATCTGGCCCCCGGCGCGGTGAATATCACCCGGCTGCGGGCCGGGGGGATAAACTGTGAGACTGATGAATTTCAAGGTGAGGTCGGTCTGCACCTCCACGGTGCCGTTGATCATGGAGCCGACACTGAGAACGGCCGGGTTGCCGTCAGGGTCCTGCACGATACCGCTGTCGTAATAAACCGTATCGTAGTGAACCTCGCCGGTGCTTGAAGCACCGGTCATGAGGATCATGAAACCGCTGCCGAGAGATTCCACCTCGCCGCCGAATTCGAACCGGTCGCCGGGCTGCCAGGGGTCGCCGCCGGGAGGCGGGTCGCCCCCGCCGCTGGTAGTGCCCAGGCCCCCATCGTAGATCTCGAATGCGATAAAATCGCCGTTGGCTTGTTTTTCGCCGATACCATGGGCGAGATTACCGACCGGAATGTTCGACAAGGGGATTTCGATGTCATTCAGATCGAAAACCTTGCCGTCGGTCGCCAATGTGACATTGAACAGATAAGTTGTCTGCGACACGTCGTCGAAACCTTCGAGCTGCAGCGTGGTTCCGTCGTTGCTCCGGACTACGCCGCCGAACAGGTCGCCGGGAGGAGGTTCTTCGCCGGGCGGTGGCGGTTCCTCGCCGGTTGGAGCGGGCATGACCCTGATCTTGGTTATCAGCGGTTCCCCGTTATCACCGAATGTCCCCACCAATTCTACATACTGCCCGTTTTGCAAGCTGATATTGGCGCCTTCGATACCGGTCGCGTCAACTTCTACCACCGGTGTTGCCGGCGGCAGGATGAACGTCTGGTTTACCGAGGCTCCGGTGGTTAGATCGCCAACCTCGAGCGTTATCGATTCAGTGCCGAAAGAAACAACCTTGCCGAAAATCGAAACAGGGTCGCCCGGATTAGCCGTCTGGCCCTGGGCAGAGTTCCAACCGGCCGTAAGCATCAATGCAGCAATCAGCAGCAGAACACTCCTGAATGATCTCATCGTCAAACTCTCCTGGGCAGTATGGCGCATTGAGGAAAACATCAATTTTTTCACTAGACAAGCATACAACAGCAGAAACCGTTCCAATTCACCCCGGCAACGTAATGCACTAATATCAAAGGAGATTGTTGTTTGCCGGTAATATAGGAGCAATTGCAAACTGCATAAAAGCGGGCGTTTTGGTGCCAGAAAATCTGTACCAAAATCCCTGGATACGGACTAATTGCTTTTCGATCAATTCATGGTTCGAGGAAATGGAGAAACAAGCCAATACTCCATAGCAAGCCGCCCGGCTGGATGGGGAGGGCGCATCCGGCAGAAGGGAAAGTTGTTGGAATAAGATGGATTCTCAACAAGAGATTGCAAAACTGCGGCGGCTGGCAAAAGCTAACGTGATATAAAATACTGTTTTATAAGAGAAAAGTCAACTTCCCGCCGTGATTCTTTATTAGTGCGGGAAGCAGATAAAGTCGAAGAATGGTCCGGGTGTGAGGGTGTCGGCGCCAGCGTTAGTCGTTTTTCCTTCTCGACAGGGCGAACTGGATCGGATAGTTGATCCACATCGCCACCCGCTGGCCGTCCTTGATCGCCGGGCGGAACCGGGTTTTCCGGGCGGCCTTGACAGCGGCCTCGTCCATCTGACGGTGCCCGCTGCTGGACTCCACCTCGACCTTGTCCACGGTGCCTTTCACGGTTACCAGCACGCGCAGGCTCACTGTGCCCTCGATCCCTTTCTTCTCGGCGTCCTTGGGATAGACCGGCGGCACGAGCATCAGCAGTTCGGGCCTGCGGTAGGGCAGTCTGCCCGTCCCCTCGCGGCCGACCTCGGTTTTCTGCTCAGGGCCGATCTCGATAGCGCCGAACTCGGGCTTGGGCATGTCGATTTCCTCCAGGGCGAACGC is a genomic window of Candidatus Glassbacteria bacterium containing:
- a CDS encoding energy transducer TonB gives rise to the protein MEAKQKNKPSLLGRLSGELERRVAHLMLRLQPLSDFMAQAADRDYYDFFYRRSTFIAFILLILAFPVSELFKDPPIIDTDPYGFQNRQISDNTLIVINAVPRTSLAQKRVKVPIIREVAFALEEIDMPKPEFGAIEIGPEQKTEVGREGTGRLPYRRPELLMLVPPVYPKDAEKKGIEGTVSLRVLVTVKGTVDKVEVESSSGHRQMDEAAVKAARKTRFRPAIKDGQRVAMWINYPIQFALSRRKND